One window from the genome of Pandoraea fibrosis encodes:
- a CDS encoding VOC family protein has product MTSPQPQAKPRLSPKRLGHLVLVVRDIQKSAKFYTEVLGLTVSDWIGDQMVFLRAGSDHHDLALSQIPKDSPDIDDLPRYSRPGMEHFSYLVDSVEEMEQAVEVLRAHNVEIVRGIGRHGPGANYFLVFKDPDGNNVELYCEMTQIDDDHPYEAKVWERSIESFDRFRFERFVVPPPPGMVKDKSGGKA; this is encoded by the coding sequence ATGACAAGCCCCCAACCCCAAGCCAAACCCAGGCTCAGCCCGAAGCGACTCGGCCATTTGGTACTGGTCGTGCGCGATATTCAGAAGTCGGCAAAGTTCTATACCGAGGTTCTCGGCCTGACGGTCTCCGACTGGATCGGCGACCAGATGGTCTTCCTGCGCGCCGGTTCCGATCACCACGATCTGGCGCTTTCGCAGATCCCGAAGGATTCGCCGGACATCGACGATTTGCCGCGTTACAGCCGTCCCGGCATGGAGCATTTTTCCTACCTTGTCGACAGCGTCGAGGAGATGGAGCAGGCGGTGGAGGTACTGCGTGCGCATAACGTCGAAATCGTTCGCGGCATCGGGCGTCACGGGCCGGGGGCGAACTATTTTCTGGTGTTCAAGGACCCGGACGGCAACAACGTCGAGCTGTATTGCGAGATGACGCAGATCGACGATGACCATCCCTACGAAGCGAAGGTGTGGGAGCGCTCCATCGAGAGCTTCGACCGCTTCCGCTTCGAGCGCTTCGTCGTGCCGCCCCCGCCGGGCATGGTCAAGGACAAATCGGGCGGCAAGGCTTAG
- a CDS encoding alpha/beta hydrolase, translating into MNGQTLLASAAGWQEARARMRALGPRWAQDIAAGRRAVLETYTPLLARLPVEGYTVVRDVAYGPHARHRLDVYRPTLVPAAGSPAPVVVFVHGGGFVRGDMNANAQIYGNVPRYFARHGCVAVNAEYRLAPEAPFPGGAQDVAAAMRWVHAHLDEYAGEGGVDLSRIVLIGHSAGGSHVASYLCDPRVRPAQPEVAGAVLISARLRADVLPDNPNAPGVVAYYGDDPVRHASDAPMAHADAMPVPVMTVIAEFENPHLDTYALEFCHRLAQRDGRAPRLRQVRDHNHTSVVAHIDSGDDSLGREILQFLHEINPSP; encoded by the coding sequence ATGAACGGGCAGACGTTGCTGGCGAGTGCTGCGGGCTGGCAGGAGGCACGCGCGCGAATGCGTGCGCTCGGTCCACGCTGGGCGCAGGACATCGCGGCCGGTCGACGTGCCGTGCTCGAGACCTACACGCCGCTGCTGGCGCGGCTACCGGTCGAGGGATATACGGTCGTGCGCGATGTGGCGTATGGCCCGCACGCCCGGCATCGGCTTGACGTCTATCGTCCGACGCTGGTCCCGGCGGCAGGTAGCCCGGCACCGGTCGTGGTGTTCGTCCACGGGGGCGGATTCGTTCGGGGCGACATGAATGCCAACGCACAGATCTACGGCAATGTGCCGCGATACTTCGCGCGTCATGGCTGTGTGGCAGTGAACGCGGAGTACCGGTTGGCGCCCGAAGCCCCGTTTCCGGGGGGCGCGCAGGATGTGGCGGCTGCCATGCGCTGGGTGCACGCGCATCTCGATGAATACGCAGGCGAGGGCGGCGTCGATCTGTCGCGCATTGTGCTGATCGGTCATTCCGCCGGCGGCTCGCACGTCGCGAGCTATCTGTGCGACCCGCGTGTCCGGCCTGCACAGCCCGAGGTGGCCGGCGCCGTGTTGATCAGTGCGCGTCTGCGCGCAGACGTGCTGCCGGACAATCCGAACGCGCCGGGCGTTGTGGCGTACTACGGCGATGACCCGGTACGCCACGCGTCCGACGCACCGATGGCGCATGCCGACGCGATGCCCGTGCCCGTCATGACCGTGATCGCGGAGTTCGAGAATCCCCATCTCGATACCTATGCGCTCGAGTTCTGTCACCGCCTGGCACAGCGAGACGGCCGCGCACCGCGGTTGCGTCAGGTGCGCGACCACAACCATACGTCGGTCGTGGCACACATCGATTCGGGCGACGACTCGCTCGGTCGCGAGATTCTGCAATTCCTGCACGAAATCAACCCGTCGCCCTGA
- a CDS encoding VOC family protein: MAKLRHIALSVPDPWKAAEFYMQAFDFKKVGETDSSLARGVYLSDGVINLALLNYKNDEAAGDRGREYVGLHHIGIWVEDVQATREKIEAAGGRYYMGEVPVKSNIFYEVKFFDPNGVIFDVTAHGWGGASKDGSGTDNAPKLRHEGLQADRTGL, encoded by the coding sequence ATGGCCAAACTGCGTCACATTGCGCTTTCCGTCCCCGACCCCTGGAAAGCAGCCGAGTTCTACATGCAGGCGTTCGACTTCAAGAAAGTGGGGGAGACGGACTCGTCGCTCGCCCGGGGCGTCTATCTGTCCGACGGCGTCATCAATCTGGCGTTGCTCAACTACAAGAACGACGAAGCGGCGGGCGATCGTGGCCGCGAGTACGTGGGGCTGCACCACATCGGCATCTGGGTCGAAGACGTGCAAGCCACGCGCGAGAAGATCGAAGCCGCCGGCGGGCGCTATTACATGGGCGAAGTCCCGGTGAAGAGCAACATCTTCTACGAGGTGAAGTTCTTCGATCCGAACGGCGTGATCTTCGACGTGACCGCGCACGGCTGGGGCGGCGCATCGAAGGACGGCTCCGGCACGGACAACGCACCGAAGCTGCGTCACGAGGGATTGCAGGCCGATCGCACCGGACTTTGA
- a CDS encoding ABC transporter substrate-binding protein has product MQQWQWATRWGKALACAGAIGAMGASALWATPVAAQEKVKFNLSWLPQGSTGGVLVAINKGYYREAGLDVSAIVGHGGQRTVNEVDQGLFDFGYGDPISVMLNRAQGGKTKMVGSINAVWPGAICYLAKPGRTIAKPADLKGLSMGGGGASPLQNIVPAWLKANGLPPTSVKLLRLDPSTINPSFLQGRVDLTECWEGANLPVLKSLAAKQGREIGSLRYRDFGLDMVGNGIVTTEKMIAQKPDVVRRFVQATYRGYAWMREHPEESAVVIASQYPMLDKQVMVEQIRQIGALETDRETQGHKPGWLPVPRMESTAKFVRDAFNLAPTLKATDIYTNQFVE; this is encoded by the coding sequence ATGCAGCAGTGGCAGTGGGCAACGCGCTGGGGGAAGGCGCTCGCATGTGCCGGAGCGATCGGAGCCATGGGCGCGAGTGCTCTGTGGGCGACGCCGGTCGCCGCGCAGGAGAAAGTGAAGTTCAACCTCTCATGGCTGCCGCAGGGCAGTACCGGCGGCGTGCTCGTCGCCATCAACAAGGGCTATTACCGCGAGGCCGGGCTGGATGTCTCGGCCATCGTCGGTCACGGCGGGCAGCGTACCGTCAATGAAGTCGATCAGGGTCTGTTCGATTTCGGCTACGGCGACCCGATCAGTGTGATGCTCAATCGGGCGCAAGGCGGAAAGACGAAGATGGTCGGCTCGATCAACGCCGTCTGGCCCGGCGCCATCTGCTATCTCGCCAAGCCCGGTCGCACCATCGCCAAACCTGCCGATCTCAAGGGCCTCTCGATGGGTGGTGGCGGCGCATCGCCGTTGCAGAACATCGTGCCGGCATGGCTCAAGGCCAACGGCTTGCCACCGACGTCGGTCAAATTGCTTCGTCTCGATCCGTCGACGATCAATCCGTCGTTCCTGCAAGGTCGCGTAGACCTGACCGAGTGCTGGGAGGGGGCAAACCTGCCGGTGCTCAAATCGCTCGCCGCGAAGCAGGGTCGCGAGATCGGTTCGCTGCGTTATCGCGACTTCGGGCTGGACATGGTCGGCAACGGCATCGTCACGACCGAGAAGATGATTGCGCAGAAGCCGGACGTGGTTCGCCGTTTCGTGCAAGCGACGTATCGTGGCTACGCGTGGATGCGCGAGCATCCGGAGGAATCGGCCGTCGTCATCGCCTCGCAGTACCCGATGCTCGACAAGCAAGTCATGGTCGAGCAGATTCGTCAGATCGGGGCCCTGGAGACCGACCGCGAGACACAGGGGCACAAGCCGGGCTGGCTGCCGGTGCCGCGCATGGAGTCCACGGCGAAGTTCGTGCGAGATGCCTTCAATCTGGCGCCCACGCTCAAGGCTACCGACATCTATACCAACCAGTTCGTCGAGTGA
- a CDS encoding ABC transporter permease, producing MKRIAQTIVFWGVLLALWEMAVTYFKVQSYLMPPPSAIFRAAWEVHPQMLTDTWVTTVEVLTGFVAAVTGGLVIGVVISYSAFARRTLYPLVTALQSMPKIALAPLMIVWFGYGFASKLASTFLFAFFPVVVATMGGLASVARNLDEHFRALGASPWDTFWRLYLPAALPAFADGLKIAMPLAVIGAIVGEFIGSEEGLGHLIVFASAAARTDVMFAAILMVTLLAVVLYWAIERLARFVWWRGINV from the coding sequence ATGAAACGCATCGCACAGACGATCGTATTTTGGGGCGTGTTACTCGCCCTGTGGGAAATGGCCGTCACGTATTTCAAAGTGCAGTCGTACCTGATGCCGCCGCCATCGGCGATCTTTCGCGCCGCGTGGGAAGTGCATCCGCAGATGCTGACCGACACGTGGGTCACGACGGTCGAAGTCCTGACCGGCTTCGTGGCCGCGGTGACGGGGGGGCTGGTGATCGGCGTGGTCATCAGCTACAGCGCGTTTGCGCGCCGCACGCTGTATCCCCTGGTCACGGCATTGCAAAGCATGCCGAAGATCGCCCTCGCGCCGCTGATGATCGTGTGGTTCGGGTACGGATTCGCGTCGAAGCTGGCCTCGACGTTCCTGTTCGCATTCTTCCCGGTCGTGGTCGCGACGATGGGGGGCCTCGCGTCCGTGGCCCGCAATCTCGACGAGCACTTCCGTGCGCTCGGCGCGAGCCCGTGGGACACCTTCTGGCGTCTGTATCTGCCGGCGGCGCTGCCCGCGTTCGCCGACGGCCTCAAGATCGCCATGCCGCTCGCGGTGATTGGCGCCATCGTTGGCGAGTTCATCGGTTCGGAGGAAGGGCTGGGGCATCTGATCGTGTTCGCGTCGGCGGCAGCACGTACCGACGTCATGTTCGCTGCCATTCTCATGGTGACATTGCTGGCCGTGGTGCTTTACTGGGCCATCGAACGTCTGGCGCGCTTCGTCTGGTGGCGGGGGATCAACGTATGA
- a CDS encoding porin, translating to MKKRVLCALLLGAMQGGAYAQSSGGVTLSGFVDLNMEQLWGSGANGGKVTRMSSGGLNNSRFNLSGFEELGGGNRAFFTYEPMFSANNGTQSTQARQSFVGLKGPWGELSLGRQFTPSYWIAGYADPSWAADFSMVNNMEFFYASYRVDNSIQYNTPRWNGLMGRFMATTGVGDGTRSGRFYSAALDYRNGGLFLGAVSELQYTRDIYSSSQIRSSRDNYFAATYKFGSIEPTLLYHTYNGYYAYPPYVAFNVRGWDVQVGVRYALTDRHRFYASFVHRQDDDNKALSNANGFVVGYMYGLSKRTTLYATYARVQHSNDTTVHYPVTFQVTPTGTQNPSGVQLGIRHAF from the coding sequence ATGAAGAAGCGAGTGTTGTGTGCATTGCTACTGGGCGCAATGCAGGGCGGTGCGTACGCGCAATCTTCCGGGGGCGTGACGCTCTCGGGGTTCGTGGACCTGAACATGGAGCAGTTGTGGGGATCGGGGGCGAACGGCGGCAAAGTCACGAGAATGTCGAGCGGCGGCCTGAACAACTCTCGCTTCAATCTGAGCGGCTTCGAGGAACTGGGCGGCGGCAACCGCGCTTTCTTCACCTACGAGCCGATGTTCTCGGCCAACAACGGCACGCAGTCGACACAAGCGCGTCAGTCGTTCGTGGGGTTGAAAGGACCGTGGGGCGAGTTGTCGCTGGGTCGTCAGTTCACGCCGTCGTACTGGATCGCGGGCTACGCCGATCCGAGTTGGGCGGCCGACTTCAGTATGGTCAACAACATGGAGTTCTTCTACGCGTCGTATCGCGTCGACAACTCGATCCAATACAACACGCCTCGCTGGAACGGGCTGATGGGCCGCTTCATGGCGACGACCGGCGTGGGCGATGGCACGCGCTCGGGGCGCTTCTACTCGGCGGCCCTTGACTACCGCAACGGCGGCCTCTTTCTGGGCGCAGTGAGCGAGTTGCAATATACGCGCGACATTTACTCGTCGAGTCAGATCCGCTCGTCGCGCGACAATTATTTCGCCGCGACGTACAAGTTCGGCAGCATCGAGCCGACCTTGCTCTATCACACCTACAACGGCTACTACGCCTATCCGCCGTATGTCGCATTCAACGTGCGCGGCTGGGATGTTCAGGTGGGCGTGCGCTACGCGCTGACCGACCGTCACCGCTTCTATGCGAGCTTCGTCCACCGTCAGGACGACGACAACAAGGCGTTGTCGAACGCCAACGGCTTCGTCGTCGGCTACATGTACGGCCTGTCCAAGCGCACCACGTTGTACGCCACCTATGCCCGTGTCCAGCACAGCAACGACACGACGGTGCATTACCCGGTGACCTTCCAGGTGACGCCGACGGGCACGCAGAACCCGTCGGGGGTGCAGTTGGGTATTCGCCACGCGTTCTGA
- a CDS encoding GntR family transcriptional regulator: MAETIAARICRVLTGEIIDGRLPPGQKLEEVALAERFKASRTPIREALRELNARGLIELTPHKGGVVASISVDDLSDMLEAMCELDALCCRLSAQRMSAMQKKQLEMIHIQSKQCMDAGDEAGYLALNREFHQLLSAGTQNKTLMALIDSHRDRLAPFRAAQSDVEERFSVSFDEHDRVVEAVLAADAEAAYNAMRSHTARLSIHVLERLQHSRKLG, encoded by the coding sequence ATGGCCGAAACCATTGCCGCACGAATCTGCAGGGTGTTGACGGGCGAGATCATCGACGGACGCCTGCCGCCGGGACAGAAGCTGGAAGAAGTCGCACTGGCCGAGCGCTTCAAGGCCTCGCGCACGCCCATCCGCGAGGCGCTACGCGAGCTGAACGCCCGCGGGCTCATTGAACTCACGCCGCACAAGGGCGGTGTCGTGGCTAGCATCAGCGTGGACGATCTCTCCGACATGCTCGAAGCCATGTGCGAACTCGACGCCCTCTGCTGCCGTCTGAGCGCCCAGCGCATGAGCGCGATGCAAAAGAAGCAGCTCGAGATGATCCACATCCAGAGCAAACAGTGCATGGATGCCGGCGACGAGGCCGGTTATCTTGCGCTGAACCGTGAATTCCACCAGTTGCTGAGCGCGGGAACACAGAACAAGACCCTGATGGCGCTCATCGACAGTCATCGCGACCGTCTGGCCCCTTTCCGGGCGGCGCAGTCGGATGTCGAAGAACGCTTTTCCGTGTCGTTTGACGAACACGACCGCGTCGTCGAAGCGGTACTGGCGGCCGACGCCGAAGCCGCCTACAACGCCATGCGCAGTCACACCGCGCGGCTGAGCATTCATGTGCTCGAACGCCTGCAGCACAGCCGCAAACTCGGCTGA
- a CDS encoding LVIVD repeat-containing protein, with the protein MHHAASDIHGKVVAGEKTFETKEEDMFRKQTLGVSLTATAVLAALTMTLAAHASAPDSAPVAPAAAPTDVQPTGTPGTPNVKDPYLAGWLRLTPDREPKPLKPGVDYGMDPATGKFIWPKATPEVHTGQRFPGELTSWDKKSYTKNVKVLAFYPGVDSPFHAWNNIADFNGKRYLYIHDRDYLRIMDVTDPANGKVVYSKGGVWGPKGSSEKFDANNVQDYLGGATIVWSKKLGKPILVASFEIGRYGLMTDKSKQPDKVAAQRNYNSLKGFKVFEMDGPLPSDWKLIATRTTDYKHPDAPVGQQQGSGSLDSPEFYGGKYMILSAAPDDSYALSEYPNYLYSPGYQVWDMSDPANPKFLSQIAVPGQILGNAEHEQAYLQNPRAGNRTSWMGSRMPIFLPKPLEQGGKVGFGAMGGLGLWSFDLSDPVHPKVLGNVNTAPSFAGTEYDNADVSQYERTGYVLTSGYPMNRDCYEPYKDIFVVDARNPAKMKVAAKFPEPEIPEGAPFTSFCQRGGNYGPKRSNSIGQPGTWRQGIVPYSFYNAGVQIFDVKDPAKPRIAGYFVPGLADETELPVYTLGKGVFAMYTEYDRNIMWAFTENGAYALSSPLLGEPVMGAPAKPWPAR; encoded by the coding sequence ATGCATCACGCCGCCAGCGATATCCACGGCAAGGTAGTCGCTGGCGAGAAGACTTTTGAGACGAAGGAGGAAGACATGTTTCGCAAGCAGACACTCGGCGTTTCGTTGACCGCCACGGCAGTACTCGCGGCGCTCACGATGACGCTCGCGGCTCACGCGTCGGCGCCGGACAGCGCGCCGGTCGCCCCCGCAGCGGCACCGACCGACGTACAGCCCACGGGCACGCCCGGCACGCCGAACGTCAAGGACCCCTATCTGGCGGGCTGGCTGCGCCTCACGCCGGACCGCGAGCCTAAGCCGCTCAAGCCTGGCGTCGATTACGGCATGGATCCTGCGACCGGCAAGTTCATCTGGCCGAAGGCTACGCCGGAAGTGCATACGGGGCAGCGCTTCCCCGGTGAGCTCACGTCGTGGGACAAGAAGAGCTATACGAAGAACGTGAAGGTGCTGGCGTTCTACCCCGGTGTCGATTCGCCGTTTCACGCCTGGAACAACATCGCCGACTTCAACGGCAAGCGATACCTGTACATCCATGATCGCGACTACCTGCGCATCATGGACGTGACCGATCCGGCCAACGGCAAGGTCGTGTATTCGAAGGGCGGCGTGTGGGGCCCGAAGGGTTCGAGCGAAAAGTTCGACGCCAACAACGTTCAGGATTATCTGGGCGGCGCCACCATCGTGTGGAGCAAGAAGCTCGGCAAGCCGATTCTGGTGGCGTCGTTCGAGATCGGCCGCTATGGCCTGATGACGGACAAGTCGAAGCAACCCGACAAGGTCGCCGCGCAGCGCAACTACAACTCGCTCAAGGGTTTTAAGGTCTTCGAGATGGACGGCCCGCTGCCTTCCGACTGGAAACTGATCGCCACGCGCACGACCGACTACAAGCATCCGGACGCGCCGGTGGGGCAGCAGCAAGGCTCGGGCTCGCTCGATTCGCCAGAGTTCTACGGCGGCAAGTACATGATTCTCTCGGCGGCGCCGGATGACAGTTACGCGCTCTCGGAATATCCGAACTATCTCTACTCGCCGGGCTATCAGGTGTGGGATATGTCGGATCCGGCCAATCCGAAATTCCTGTCTCAGATCGCAGTGCCGGGCCAGATTCTCGGTAACGCAGAGCATGAGCAGGCCTATTTGCAGAATCCGCGTGCGGGCAATCGCACGTCGTGGATGGGCTCGCGCATGCCGATCTTCCTGCCCAAGCCGCTGGAGCAGGGTGGCAAAGTGGGCTTCGGCGCGATGGGCGGTCTCGGGCTGTGGTCGTTCGACCTGTCCGACCCGGTGCACCCGAAGGTGTTGGGGAACGTGAACACCGCACCGAGCTTTGCGGGCACCGAGTACGACAACGCCGACGTGAGCCAGTACGAGCGCACGGGGTACGTGCTCACCAGTGGCTATCCGATGAACCGCGATTGCTACGAGCCGTACAAGGACATCTTCGTCGTCGATGCGCGCAACCCCGCAAAAATGAAGGTCGCGGCGAAATTCCCCGAGCCGGAAATTCCGGAAGGGGCGCCGTTCACGAGCTTCTGCCAGCGTGGCGGCAACTACGGTCCGAAGCGTTCGAATTCGATAGGCCAACCGGGCACCTGGCGTCAGGGGATCGTGCCGTACTCGTTCTACAACGCCGGCGTGCAGATCTTCGACGTGAAGGACCCCGCCAAGCCGCGCATTGCCGGCTACTTCGTGCCGGGTCTGGCGGATGAGACCGAGTTGCCGGTCTACACGCTGGGCAAGGGCGTGTTCGCGATGTACACCGAGTACGACCGCAACATCATGTGGGCCTTCACCGAGAACGGTGCCTACGCATTGTCGAGCCCGTTGCTCGGCGAGCCGGTGATGGGCGCCCCGGCGAAACCCTGGCCGGCACGCTAA
- a CDS encoding fumarylacetoacetate hydrolase family protein → MTWFGIATYESLAPGAGAQRRTALVQHGRLYDLETVLRHVGAQENLLAAQDLTALLSDWYVHGEALSAAVRQALEAGVPAKVGALESTDYRLCVPYQPGRIFATASNFYEHAAEMGTKLAPRSESSPYMFMKAETSVTATGTDVVLPAHAERVDWEVELAVVIGRPGRHIPVEQAHEWIAGYTVINDVSARDLNRRTDYPFTHDWFRGKSFDTFAPLGPWFVPRDVIRDPQNLRMTLSVNGEMMQDDTTAGMIFNIAEQIAYLSGILTLKPGDLIATGTPTGVGMGRGVYLKAGDVMVAGIEGIGAIENRVVAQRK, encoded by the coding sequence GTGACCTGGTTTGGTATTGCAACTTATGAATCGCTGGCGCCGGGAGCAGGCGCGCAACGTCGCACGGCGCTGGTGCAACATGGCCGTCTGTACGATCTGGAAACCGTGCTGCGTCACGTGGGCGCGCAAGAGAATCTGCTGGCAGCACAAGATCTGACGGCGTTGCTTTCCGACTGGTACGTTCATGGCGAAGCCCTGAGCGCTGCGGTGCGTCAGGCGTTGGAAGCCGGGGTACCGGCCAAGGTCGGCGCGTTGGAGAGCACCGATTACCGTCTGTGCGTGCCGTACCAGCCGGGCCGCATCTTCGCGACGGCGTCGAACTTCTACGAGCACGCGGCCGAGATGGGCACCAAACTCGCGCCGCGCAGCGAGAGTTCGCCGTATATGTTCATGAAAGCGGAGACCAGCGTGACCGCGACCGGCACGGACGTGGTGCTGCCTGCGCATGCCGAGCGAGTCGACTGGGAGGTCGAACTGGCGGTCGTCATTGGCCGTCCGGGCCGCCATATTCCGGTGGAACAGGCGCACGAGTGGATCGCCGGCTACACCGTCATCAACGACGTGAGCGCGCGCGACCTGAATCGCCGCACCGACTATCCGTTCACGCACGACTGGTTTCGCGGCAAGAGTTTCGATACCTTCGCTCCTCTGGGGCCGTGGTTTGTGCCGCGCGACGTCATTCGCGATCCCCAGAACCTGCGTATGACGCTGTCGGTGAACGGCGAAATGATGCAGGACGACACGACGGCAGGAATGATCTTCAACATTGCGGAGCAGATCGCCTACCTGTCCGGCATTCTCACGCTCAAGCCCGGCGATCTGATCGCCACGGGCACGCCGACAGGCGTGGGCATGGGGCGTGGCGTGTATCTCAAGGCGGGTGACGTGATGGTGGCGGGAATCGAGGGCATTGGCGCCATCGAGAACCGCGTCGTGGCACAGCGCAAATAA
- a CDS encoding 2-hydroxyacid dehydrogenase: protein MNDAPLLLNLIPLEPIARAQLLDAGLNLRDVDVRSTRLSDIDIGLTARIVLTNGTTGFTAVQMDALPHLELICAFGAGHENIDVAAATERGIAVAHAPNTNGETVADHALALMLASARGLVTLDRAVKAGGWAKHRAPRPTLHGAKLGIVGLGNIGRSIATRAEGFGMSIGYHTRTARSDCRWRHFNDVGALADASDFLVLACPGGPATHHLVNANVLARLGANGFLVNVARGSVVDTVALIEALCDGVIAGAALDVFEHEPEVPSALRMLENVVLTPHVSGRSPAALQAQIDLLLANIRAHLSGRSLPAGVNTLSAPSPRGER, encoded by the coding sequence ATGAACGACGCTCCGCTGCTGCTCAACCTGATTCCACTGGAACCGATCGCCCGCGCCCAACTGCTCGACGCCGGCCTGAATTTGCGCGACGTCGACGTGCGCAGTACGCGCCTGAGCGACATCGATATCGGGCTGACTGCACGGATCGTGCTGACCAACGGCACGACCGGATTCACCGCCGTACAAATGGACGCCCTGCCACACCTCGAACTCATTTGTGCCTTCGGCGCAGGTCACGAAAACATCGACGTGGCGGCCGCCACGGAACGCGGCATTGCCGTCGCGCACGCGCCGAACACCAACGGCGAGACGGTGGCCGATCACGCCCTTGCCCTCATGCTCGCCAGCGCACGCGGCCTGGTCACGCTCGACCGTGCCGTCAAGGCCGGCGGTTGGGCCAAGCACCGCGCACCGCGTCCGACACTGCACGGAGCGAAGCTCGGCATCGTCGGTTTGGGCAACATCGGCCGGTCCATCGCAACGCGCGCCGAAGGCTTCGGCATGTCCATCGGCTATCACACGCGCACGGCGCGCAGCGACTGCCGCTGGCGCCATTTCAACGACGTGGGCGCGCTGGCCGATGCCAGCGACTTTCTCGTCCTCGCCTGCCCCGGCGGCCCGGCCACCCATCACCTCGTGAACGCCAACGTGCTGGCACGACTCGGCGCAAACGGCTTTCTCGTGAACGTGGCGCGGGGTAGCGTTGTGGATACGGTGGCGTTGATCGAGGCGCTTTGCGATGGCGTGATTGCCGGCGCTGCGCTCGACGTCTTCGAGCACGAACCGGAAGTGCCATCGGCACTACGCATGCTCGAGAACGTGGTGCTGACACCGCACGTCTCCGGACGCTCGCCTGCCGCCCTGCAAGCGCAAATCGATCTGTTGCTTGCCAATATCCGCGCCCATCTCTCGGGCCGGTCGCTGCCCGCTGGCGTCAATACCCTCAGTGCCCCCTCGCCGCGCGGCGAGCGATAA
- a CDS encoding ABC transporter ATP-binding protein has translation MSTVTTTVTPLHSARPAGQADKTDEMPAGAAQPQSTMIEVRHVDKTFAAKQRKASPVRILDDVSLSIAEREFVSILGASGCGKSTLLRIVAGLVPHDGGEVRVAGQRVARPVPEIGVVFQTSNMLPWLTVRQNLLLGTRLRKIPKEKSEPRVQALLEMLGLAQFADHHPHELSGGMRQRASIGQILALEPKVLLMDEPFGALDALTRDNLNVELLRIWQEHRQTVLLVTHSIEEAVFLSDRVIVMSARPGKIQQEVVIDLPRPRSPQTIKQHPRYAGYIAQLSQLMGVY, from the coding sequence ATGAGTACCGTGACGACGACCGTGACGCCACTCCACTCGGCACGGCCTGCCGGGCAGGCGGACAAGACGGATGAAATGCCGGCGGGCGCAGCCCAGCCGCAGAGCACCATGATCGAAGTGCGCCATGTCGACAAGACGTTTGCGGCCAAGCAGCGCAAGGCCTCGCCTGTCAGAATTCTCGACGACGTATCGCTCTCGATTGCGGAGCGTGAGTTCGTATCGATTCTCGGCGCGAGTGGATGCGGCAAGAGCACGCTGCTGCGCATTGTGGCGGGACTGGTGCCGCATGACGGCGGCGAGGTTCGTGTCGCCGGGCAGCGTGTGGCGCGCCCGGTGCCGGAGATCGGCGTGGTGTTCCAGACGAGCAATATGTTGCCCTGGCTCACCGTCCGGCAAAACCTGCTGCTTGGCACCCGCTTGCGCAAGATCCCGAAGGAGAAGAGCGAGCCGCGTGTCCAGGCACTGCTCGAAATGCTGGGACTCGCACAGTTTGCCGATCATCATCCGCACGAGTTGTCAGGTGGCATGCGCCAGCGCGCGTCGATCGGCCAGATTCTGGCGCTCGAGCCAAAAGTGTTGCTCATGGACGAGCCGTTCGGGGCGCTCGACGCACTCACGCGCGACAACCTGAACGTCGAACTGCTGCGCATCTGGCAGGAGCATCGGCAGACGGTGTTGCTCGTGACGCACAGTATTGAAGAAGCCGTGTTTCTGTCCGACCGGGTGATCGTGATGTCGGCGCGTCCGGGCAAGATTCAACAGGAAGTCGTCATCGATCTGCCCCGACCGCGTTCGCCGCAGACGATCAAGCAGCATCCGCGTTATGCCGGGTACATCGCGCAGCTCTCTCAGTTGATGGGAGTCTATTGA